A region from the Pseudomonas sp. KU26590 genome encodes:
- a CDS encoding retropepsin-like aspartic protease family protein, with amino-acid sequence MLIIAWAAALFLATRFFGEWEQRQENPNTVVASEHGDGYVEVKLASNRDGHFVMTGQINTRPVQFMLDTGATNVAVPESVAQTLRLERGERVQVSTANGRTDAFRTTLQRLQIGDIVLNNVRALVVPGLDGEQVLLGMSAVKQLEFTQRGGTLLLRQTTK; translated from the coding sequence ATGCTGATCATCGCCTGGGCGGCGGCGTTGTTTCTGGCGACGCGGTTTTTTGGCGAGTGGGAGCAGCGTCAGGAAAATCCGAATACCGTCGTCGCCTCCGAGCATGGAGACGGCTACGTCGAGGTGAAACTGGCGAGCAACCGTGACGGACATTTCGTCATGACCGGGCAGATAAATACCCGACCCGTGCAGTTCATGCTCGACACCGGCGCGACCAATGTCGCCGTGCCGGAGAGCGTTGCGCAGACGCTGCGCCTTGAGCGCGGCGAGCGTGTTCAGGTGAGCACGGCCAACGGACGCACCGACGCGTTCCGGACCACGCTGCAACGGTTGCAGATTGGCGACATCGTCCTGAACAACGTGCGCGCCCTGGTGGTGCCCGGCCTGGATGGTGAGCAGGTGCTGCTGGGCATGAGCGCCGTGAAACAACTCGAATTCACACAGCGCGGCGGCACATTGCTGCTGCGCCAGACGACAAAATGA
- a CDS encoding esterase-like activity of phytase family protein, whose protein sequence is MRSWFAALLLVAAPVFAAPLPELKLLSEHPVDDMIGGNLSGLASCNGVLWTVSDRDDTLLYSLDTSATVWKAKAQTLNIPPIPDSGLSATLRGMAKASALIRGGDLDFEGVSCDAAGNRYLVSEAYAAVLKVPVDGAAVWLELPRKVVEEAQSAGMLQHFNAIFEGIAVNPAGDQLWLAAERDKRGLLTAKLGKDGWACDASCILRVESGNDILPPELGGKAVSKDFSDISLYKGKLFTLERAAYRICRRTLATGLLETCWSFAREALKPNRLYDQKYGLTEALIVDDKGAWVGTDNNFGVRADGEKRPVVWRFAAPEGGWSGKP, encoded by the coding sequence ATGCGGAGCTGGTTTGCAGCGCTGTTATTGGTCGCCGCGCCCGTTTTCGCCGCGCCATTGCCAGAGCTCAAGCTGCTGTCGGAGCATCCGGTCGACGACATGATCGGCGGTAACCTCTCCGGGCTCGCGTCCTGCAACGGCGTGCTGTGGACCGTTTCGGACCGCGACGACACGCTGCTTTACAGCCTCGACACCTCGGCAACGGTCTGGAAAGCCAAGGCGCAGACGCTGAACATCCCGCCGATTCCGGACAGCGGCTTGTCTGCGACCCTGCGCGGCATGGCCAAGGCCTCGGCGCTGATTCGGGGCGGCGACCTGGATTTCGAAGGCGTGAGTTGCGACGCGGCGGGCAACCGTTACCTCGTCAGCGAAGCCTATGCTGCCGTGCTCAAAGTGCCGGTTGACGGTGCGGCGGTCTGGCTGGAGCTGCCCAGGAAAGTCGTGGAGGAGGCGCAGTCGGCCGGGATGCTGCAGCATTTCAACGCGATCTTCGAAGGCATCGCGGTCAACCCGGCAGGTGATCAACTATGGCTCGCCGCCGAGCGTGACAAGCGCGGCCTGTTGACCGCGAAGCTTGGCAAGGACGGCTGGGCCTGTGACGCCAGTTGCATCCTGCGAGTCGAGTCCGGCAATGATATTTTGCCGCCCGAGCTGGGTGGCAAGGCGGTCTCCAAGGACTTTTCCGACATCTCGCTGTACAAGGGCAAGCTGTTCACCCTGGAGCGCGCGGCTTACCGAATCTGCCGCCGGACGCTGGCGACAGGTCTGCTGGAAACCTGCTGGTCGTTCGCCAGAGAGGCGCTTAAGCCCAACCGGCTGTATGACCAGAAATACGGCCTGACCGAAGCGCTGATCGTCGACGACAAAGGCGCATGGGTCGGCACGGACAACAATTTCGGTGTCCGCGCCGATGGCGAAAAACGTCCCGTCGTCTGGCGCTTTGCCGCGCCCGAGGGTGGCTGGAGCGGCAAGCCTTGA
- the parE gene encoding DNA topoisomerase IV subunit B, translating into MANPSASSYNADAIEVLSGLDPVRKRPGMYTDTSRPNHLAQEVIDNSVDEALAGHARSVQVILHADNSLEVSDDGRGMPVDIHPEEGVSGVELILTKLHAGGKFSNKNYQFSGGLHGVGISVVNALSNEVRVRVKRDGNEYEMTFADGYKASELAVIGTVGKRNTGTSVYFAPDPKYFDTPKFSVSRLKHVLKAKAVLCPGLLVSFEDKGTGEKVEWHYEDGLRSYLQDSVADFLRLPDEPFCGVFAGNKEAVDWALLWLPEGGDSVQESYVNLIPTAQGGTHVNGLRQGLLDAMRDFCEFRNLLPRGVKLAPEDVWERIAFVLSMKMQEPQFSGQTKERLSSREAAAFVSGVVKDAFSLWLNANPEMGMQLAELAISNAGRRLKASKKVERKRITSGPALPGKLADCAGQDPMRSELFLVEGDSAGGSAKQARDKEFQAILPLRGKILNTWEVDGGEVLASQEVHNIAVAIGVDPGAADISQLRYGKICILADADSDGLHIATLLCALFVQHFRPLVDAGHVYVAMPPLYRIDLGKDIYYALDEAERDGILDRLVAEKKRGKPQVTRFKGLGEMNPPQLRETTMDPNTRRLVQLTLDDFAATSEMMDMLLAKKRAGDRKSWLESKGNLAEVLV; encoded by the coding sequence ATGGCCAATCCCAGCGCTAGCTCTTATAACGCAGACGCCATCGAAGTCCTCTCGGGCCTCGACCCGGTCCGCAAACGGCCGGGCATGTACACCGACACCTCACGCCCCAACCACCTGGCGCAGGAAGTCATCGACAACAGCGTCGACGAAGCGCTGGCAGGTCATGCCCGCTCCGTGCAGGTCATTCTGCACGCCGACAACTCGCTGGAAGTCTCCGACGATGGTCGCGGTATGCCCGTGGACATCCACCCGGAAGAAGGCGTGTCGGGCGTCGAGCTGATCCTCACCAAGCTCCACGCTGGCGGCAAGTTTTCCAACAAGAACTACCAGTTCTCAGGCGGCCTGCACGGCGTGGGGATCTCCGTCGTCAACGCGCTCTCGAACGAGGTACGGGTACGGGTCAAGCGTGATGGCAACGAATATGAAATGACCTTTGCCGACGGCTACAAGGCCAGCGAACTGGCGGTGATTGGCACCGTCGGCAAGCGCAATACCGGCACCAGCGTGTATTTCGCGCCGGACCCCAAATACTTCGACACCCCGAAATTCTCTGTCAGCCGCCTCAAGCACGTGCTCAAGGCCAAGGCCGTTCTTTGCCCAGGCCTGCTGGTCAGCTTCGAGGACAAAGGCACCGGCGAGAAGGTCGAGTGGCATTACGAGGACGGCCTGCGCTCGTACCTGCAGGATTCGGTGGCGGACTTCCTGCGCCTGCCGGACGAGCCGTTCTGTGGCGTATTCGCGGGCAACAAAGAGGCCGTCGACTGGGCGTTGCTGTGGTTGCCCGAGGGCGGCGACAGCGTTCAGGAAAGCTACGTCAACCTGATCCCGACCGCTCAGGGTGGCACCCACGTCAACGGCCTGCGTCAGGGCCTGCTGGACGCGATGCGAGACTTCTGCGAGTTCCGCAATCTGCTGCCCCGCGGCGTGAAGCTGGCACCTGAAGACGTCTGGGAGCGCATCGCTTTCGTGCTGTCGATGAAGATGCAGGAGCCGCAATTCTCTGGCCAGACCAAAGAGCGGCTGTCGTCCCGCGAGGCGGCAGCATTTGTCTCCGGTGTGGTCAAGGATGCCTTCAGTCTGTGGCTCAACGCGAACCCGGAAATGGGCATGCAGTTGGCCGAACTGGCGATCAGCAACGCCGGTCGTCGTCTCAAGGCGAGCAAGAAGGTCGAGCGTAAACGCATCACGTCAGGCCCGGCACTGCCGGGCAAGCTGGCGGATTGCGCCGGTCAGGACCCGATGCGCTCCGAGCTGTTTCTGGTCGAGGGTGATTCCGCTGGCGGCTCCGCCAAACAGGCCCGGGACAAAGAATTTCAGGCCATCCTGCCGTTGCGCGGGAAGATCCTGAACACCTGGGAAGTCGACGGCGGCGAAGTGCTCGCCAGTCAGGAAGTGCACAACATCGCCGTGGCGATCGGGGTCGACCCGGGTGCTGCAGACATCAGCCAACTGCGTTACGGCAAAATCTGCATCCTCGCCGACGCCGACTCCGACGGCCTGCACATCGCAACGCTCCTGTGCGCCTTGTTCGTTCAGCATTTCCGCCCGCTGGTGGATGCCGGCCACGTCTACGTCGCCATGCCGCCGCTGTACCGCATCGACTTGGGCAAGGACATTTATTACGCCTTGGACGAAGCCGAACGCGACGGCATTCTCGACCGGCTTGTGGCCGAGAAGAAGCGTGGCAAACCGCAGGTCACCCGATTCAAAGGTCTGGGTGAGATGAACCCGCCGCAGTTGCGCGAAACCACCATGGACCCGAACACCCGCCGACTGGTGCAGTTGACCCTGGATGACTTTGCAGCCACGTCGGAAATGATGGACATGCTACTGGCCAAGAAACGCGCGGGCGACCGCAAGAGCTGGCTTGAATCCAAAGGCAACCTGGCCGAGGTGCTGGTCTGA
- a CDS encoding YqiA/YcfP family alpha/beta fold hydrolase, producing MSADRPTHPGCIDCRLGGNCVNHDQSTLLYIHGLNSSVRSQKATQLTTLMARLGLSEYVRVPELHHHPRQALVQLEGAIEELGRPLLVGSSLGGYYATYLAERHGLKAVLINPAVNPHELFDGFLGTQQNLYTGESWELTHDHVTALAELEVPAPQDPQRIQVWLQTGDETLDYRRAQNFYRACALRIEAGGDHGFQGFAAKMPALLSFAGFAPALLQGVDLTGL from the coding sequence ATGAGCGCCGACAGGCCAACCCATCCGGGATGCATCGATTGCCGTTTGGGAGGCAACTGCGTGAACCATGATCAATCGACACTTCTTTATATTCACGGCCTGAACAGCTCGGTCAGATCCCAGAAAGCCACCCAGCTGACGACGCTGATGGCGCGTCTGGGTTTGAGCGAATACGTGCGCGTGCCCGAGCTGCATCATCATCCGCGCCAGGCGCTGGTGCAGTTGGAGGGCGCGATCGAGGAGCTCGGTCGGCCGCTGCTGGTCGGCAGCTCCCTCGGCGGCTACTATGCGACTTACCTGGCTGAGCGCCACGGCCTCAAAGCTGTGCTGATCAACCCGGCGGTCAATCCGCATGAGCTCTTCGATGGTTTTCTCGGCACCCAACAAAACCTTTATACCGGCGAGAGCTGGGAGCTGACGCACGACCACGTGACGGCGCTGGCCGAGCTGGAAGTGCCTGCTCCCCAAGATCCGCAGCGTATTCAGGTGTGGCTGCAAACGGGCGACGAGACGCTGGATTACCGCCGTGCCCAGAACTTCTATCGGGCCTGTGCCTTGCGCATCGAAGCGGGCGGCGATCACGGGTTTCAGGGCTTCGCGGCAAAGATGCCAGCGCTGTTGAGCTTTGCCGGGTTCGCTCCCGCATTGCTCCAGGGCGTCGATCTGACCGGGCTTTGA
- the cpdA gene encoding 3',5'-cyclic-AMP phosphodiesterase, whose protein sequence is MSSASSHSSSVLVVQLTDSHLFAEPDGALLGMPTRASLDAVVELVLGEQPAIDLVLATGDLSQDGTVESYQAFREASERLGAPTRWIPGNHDELREMAIAAQNSDFLEPVVDVGSWRISMLDSAVSGSVPGYLQDGQLQLLAQALSEAPERHHLVCLHHHPVPIGAVWMAPIGLRNPEALFAVLERFPQVRAVLWGHVHQAFDQSLNGLRLLASPSTCIQFAPNSVDFGLDDLAPGYRWLRLHDDGQIETGVSRIDPDLFDVDINGAGY, encoded by the coding sequence TTGTCGAGCGCATCCTCTCATTCCTCATCCGTGTTGGTCGTTCAACTGACCGACAGTCATCTGTTCGCCGAACCGGACGGCGCGCTGCTGGGCATGCCCACGCGCGCCAGTCTCGATGCCGTGGTCGAGCTTGTGTTGGGCGAGCAACCCGCGATCGATCTGGTGCTGGCGACGGGCGACTTGTCTCAGGACGGCACGGTTGAGTCGTATCAGGCGTTCCGCGAGGCAAGTGAACGGCTGGGTGCGCCCACGCGCTGGATTCCGGGGAATCACGACGAGTTGAGGGAGATGGCGATTGCCGCGCAAAACAGCGACTTTCTAGAGCCGGTCGTCGACGTCGGCAGTTGGCGGATCTCGATGCTCGACTCTGCCGTTTCCGGGTCCGTCCCCGGTTATCTGCAAGACGGCCAGCTTCAGCTGCTCGCCCAGGCCTTGAGCGAAGCGCCGGAGCGCCATCATCTGGTGTGTCTGCATCATCATCCGGTGCCCATCGGGGCGGTGTGGATGGCGCCCATCGGTTTGCGCAACCCCGAGGCGCTGTTCGCCGTGCTGGAGCGTTTTCCCCAGGTGCGCGCGGTGCTCTGGGGCCATGTGCATCAGGCGTTCGATCAATCCCTGAACGGCTTGCGCCTGCTGGCCTCGCCATCGACCTGCATTCAGTTCGCGCCAAACAGCGTGGACTTCGGCCTCGACGACCTTGCGCCCGGCTACCGCTGGCTGCGTCTTCACGACGATGGCCAGATCGAAACCGGTGTCTCACGCATCGACCCCGACCTGTTCGACGTCGACATCAATGGCGCGGGCTACTGA
- a CDS encoding DUF1249 domain-containing protein, translated as MVVNLLRERYRVDLAGLQAACEANYARLMRLLPDMRNQQRSRRVAVTQGDQMLGVLAVEVILDCPYTTTLQVRQEHSLPWLPVPVLEVQVYHDARMAEVIGAENARRFQGIYPYPNADMHQPDEKAQLNVFLGEWLSHCLACGHEFESVR; from the coding sequence ATGGTCGTGAATCTTCTGCGCGAGCGCTATCGTGTCGACCTCGCCGGGCTGCAAGCCGCCTGCGAGGCGAACTACGCGCGCTTGATGCGTCTGCTGCCCGATATGCGCAATCAACAACGCTCACGCCGGGTCGCCGTCACCCAGGGCGACCAGATGCTGGGTGTGCTGGCGGTCGAGGTCATCCTCGACTGCCCGTACACCACCACCCTGCAGGTGCGTCAGGAGCACAGCCTGCCGTGGCTGCCGGTGCCCGTCCTCGAAGTGCAGGTCTACCACGACGCGCGCATGGCCGAAGTCATTGGCGCCGAAAATGCACGTCGTTTCCAGGGTATCTATCCCTATCCCAACGCCGACATGCACCAGCCCGACGAAAAGGCCCAGCTCAACGTGTTTCTCGGTGAGTGGCTGAGCCATTGCCTGGCCTGCGGGCATGAGTTTGAGTCGGTGCGCTGA
- a CDS encoding NUDIX domain-containing protein: MTDSNRSTPTKHEITHRETCFKGFYQLDRLQLRHELFAGGMGPEIKRELFVRHDAVCVLPYDAKRDEVVLIEQFRVGVIGKHENPWLIEMVAGLIDKKEEPEEVAHREGQEEAGLTFNALWPITKYFPSPGGSNEFVHLYLGKCDSEGAGGLHGLVEEAEDIRVSVWSFDDAMQAVRDGRIVNAATIIAMQWLALNRAEVRGLWS, translated from the coding sequence ATGACGGATAGCAACAGATCAACACCGACGAAGCACGAAATTACACACCGTGAAACCTGCTTCAAAGGGTTTTACCAGCTCGACCGTCTTCAGTTGCGCCACGAGTTGTTCGCGGGCGGCATGGGCCCGGAAATCAAGCGTGAGCTGTTCGTTCGCCACGATGCGGTGTGCGTGCTGCCTTATGACGCCAAACGCGATGAAGTCGTGCTCATCGAGCAGTTCCGCGTCGGCGTTATCGGCAAGCATGAGAACCCCTGGCTGATCGAAATGGTCGCCGGCCTGATCGATAAAAAAGAGGAGCCCGAAGAGGTTGCTCACCGCGAGGGACAAGAGGAAGCTGGGCTGACGTTCAACGCCCTTTGGCCGATCACCAAATACTTTCCATCGCCGGGCGGCAGCAACGAATTCGTGCATCTGTACCTGGGCAAATGCGACAGCGAGGGGGCAGGTGGGCTGCACGGGCTGGTAGAAGAGGCCGAGGACATCCGGGTTTCGGTCTGGTCATTCGACGACGCGATGCAAGCCGTCAGGGACGGGCGCATCGTCAACGCCGCAACTATTATTGCAATGCAATGGCTGGCGCTCAATCGCGCCGAAGTAAGGGGGCTATGGTCGTGA
- a CDS encoding RsiV family protein translates to MSFLKIISLACVALILGACQSLFQPNLRSPLTVQRDASELVKPGCTTDDCPLVNIDTVHFPDEPKLDEIVQRTLLQLTRSDSDGPVPPTLKAYQEQYLSRAPARNSSYLQAKVREQHDGIVVVELSSYVDSGSGQGNPGRAFINYSRQQQRVLTLADMLVPGQEAAFWDKARLAHQAWLISSKLDKDTEFQNMWPFKQTSNIALTYGAVILKYPVTTIAPYAMGHIELKIPYPQLNGIIKPELFPGRS, encoded by the coding sequence ATGTCTTTTCTGAAGATCATTTCACTGGCCTGCGTGGCCCTGATTTTGGGCGCCTGCCAAAGCCTGTTCCAACCCAATCTGCGCAGTCCGCTGACCGTTCAGCGCGACGCCTCCGAGCTGGTCAAGCCCGGCTGCACCACCGATGATTGCCCGCTGGTGAACATCGACACCGTGCACTTCCCCGACGAACCGAAACTTGACGAGATCGTCCAGCGCACATTGCTGCAACTGACCCGCAGCGACAGCGATGGTCCGGTGCCGCCAACGCTGAAGGCGTATCAGGAGCAATATCTGAGCCGGGCGCCGGCGCGTAACAGCAGTTACTTGCAGGCCAAAGTACGTGAGCAGCATGACGGAATCGTGGTCGTCGAGCTGTCCAGCTACGTTGATTCCGGCAGTGGTCAGGGTAATCCGGGCCGCGCGTTCATCAACTATTCCCGCCAGCAGCAGCGCGTGCTGACCCTGGCGGACATGCTGGTGCCGGGTCAGGAAGCTGCATTCTGGGACAAGGCTCGTCTGGCTCATCAGGCCTGGCTGATCAGCAGCAAGCTGGACAAGGACACCGAGTTCCAGAACATGTGGCCTTTCAAGCAAACTTCCAACATCGCCCTGACGTACGGTGCGGTGATCCTCAAGTACCCGGTTACAACCATCGCCCCCTATGCGATGGGCCACATCGAGCTGAAGATTCCGTATCCGCAGCTGAACGGCATCATCAAGCCTGAGCTGTTTCCTGGCCGGAGCTGA
- a CDS encoding DUF6861 domain-containing protein: MRLWNVLPSWFEIEDRLRLEVQSSGLGDFRSYLNEQAPSVELVLRRVDNIRTAFYRVEFEATALLRQRFADLDIADVLFDLMGVVGDMAMIIVGSVLAGGAMGAGVGALAGGVGAGPGAFAGMAIGLQASSSILGVLGLASVAEFFVQGLPALLDHYVRGIQVAWDGTRGNEGLNPISQDDPWLVDQAAHHIARGHTEVVILLLGAVVEYLTRGRGNMALLAGQMRASSKGARLAQWMLKHEEGLKGRPDLQPAGARAGGSTTPEPRSDSHRETDRPGGKKPLGMPEYKVPCFNASNLHYSKIPEFDRQRLGQERGLNDLTVDEYLRGREAFKAGDKVRDPRVAKQARKTLEERFIKDTMAKMELDGTPLLEARRAAKTVAREKMSALAALHNPDLFAGGKDIISDFGDARVNSSIGAQWRGRIDGLDHAASTTSVDMRDSAKIHARLERCK, encoded by the coding sequence ATGCGTTTATGGAATGTCCTGCCGTCATGGTTTGAAATTGAAGATCGGCTAAGGCTTGAAGTTCAAAGCAGCGGCCTAGGCGACTTTCGAAGTTACCTGAATGAACAGGCACCCTCTGTCGAACTTGTTCTGCGCCGCGTCGACAACATCAGAACTGCCTTTTATCGCGTCGAATTTGAAGCCACTGCATTACTGCGGCAGCGATTCGCAGACCTCGACATAGCCGACGTGCTCTTTGATCTGATGGGCGTCGTCGGCGACATGGCCATGATCATCGTCGGCAGTGTCCTGGCCGGAGGCGCGATGGGTGCAGGGGTGGGTGCGCTGGCGGGTGGCGTAGGCGCGGGGCCAGGCGCGTTCGCTGGCATGGCGATCGGGTTGCAAGCCAGCAGCTCGATTCTCGGCGTGCTGGGGTTGGCGTCGGTCGCCGAGTTTTTCGTTCAAGGATTGCCTGCGCTTCTGGACCACTACGTGCGCGGTATCCAGGTCGCTTGGGATGGGACCCGAGGCAACGAAGGGCTGAACCCGATTTCACAGGACGACCCATGGCTTGTGGACCAAGCGGCACACCACATTGCCCGTGGGCATACCGAAGTGGTGATCCTGCTGCTCGGCGCCGTGGTTGAGTACCTGACCCGAGGCCGCGGCAACATGGCGCTACTTGCCGGGCAGATGCGCGCCAGCAGCAAAGGCGCGCGGCTGGCGCAGTGGATGCTCAAGCATGAAGAGGGTCTTAAGGGGCGGCCTGACTTGCAGCCCGCCGGGGCTCGGGCAGGTGGCTCGACCACACCGGAGCCTAGGTCCGACAGCCATCGTGAAACCGATCGACCGGGCGGGAAGAAACCGCTGGGCATGCCGGAATACAAGGTGCCATGCTTTAACGCGAGCAACCTGCACTACAGCAAGATCCCCGAGTTCGACAGACAACGGCTGGGACAGGAAAGAGGGCTGAATGATTTGACGGTGGATGAGTATTTACGCGGGCGGGAGGCGTTCAAAGCTGGGGATAAGGTTAGGGATCCGAGGGTGGCGAAGCAGGCGAGAAAGACTCTGGAGGAAAGGTTCATTAAAGACACAATGGCAAAAATGGAGCTAGACGGCACTCCACTACTTGAAGCGAGACGCGCGGCAAAAACCGTTGCGCGAGAGAAGATGAGCGCCCTTGCCGCTTTGCATAATCCCGATTTATTTGCAGGAGGGAAAGACATCATCTCTGACTTCGGAGATGCACGTGTCAATTCAAGTATTGGCGCGCAGTGGCGAGGCAGAATAGACGGATTGGATCACGCCGCGAGCACAACGAGCGTAGATATGCGTGACAGCGCAAAAATCCACGCAAGACTGGAAAGGTGTAAATAG
- a CDS encoding GAD-like domain-containing protein, which produces MDEYYVCLIEEVGPEIHRREAPLSSMEKYTGVLPSQLLLHWHRYGWSGYGNGVFWCVNPAEYEVTMRSWLSESGIPHPETYHVIARGAFGDIYMWQQGTGSWLTVNAVYARYMRTTRHIPAERFDDEIKIFFASFDHASNDFDDLFEKSLTVLGPLEPDEMYGFVPAIALGGPIDLKHLQKVKTIEHLTFLSQLAPLTDWGFPDLDSL; this is translated from the coding sequence ATGGACGAATATTACGTTTGCTTGATTGAAGAAGTCGGCCCGGAAATACATAGAAGGGAAGCTCCATTATCATCCATGGAAAAGTACACAGGGGTATTGCCATCGCAACTGTTATTACATTGGCATCGGTATGGCTGGAGCGGCTACGGAAATGGAGTATTTTGGTGCGTCAACCCGGCCGAGTACGAAGTAACCATGCGCTCTTGGCTGTCGGAGTCAGGCATTCCACATCCTGAGACCTATCATGTGATCGCAAGAGGAGCATTTGGTGATATCTACATGTGGCAGCAAGGAACCGGAAGCTGGCTAACGGTCAATGCCGTTTATGCCAGATATATGCGGACCACTCGACACATACCCGCCGAACGTTTTGATGACGAGATAAAAATCTTCTTTGCGTCCTTTGATCACGCGTCGAACGACTTTGACGATCTGTTTGAAAAATCACTGACAGTACTCGGACCGCTGGAGCCCGATGAGATGTACGGTTTTGTTCCGGCTATCGCTTTGGGCGGGCCGATTGATCTGAAGCATCTGCAGAAGGTCAAAACAATTGAGCACCTCACTTTCTTGTCTCAGCTCGCACCTCTAACGGACTGGGGGTTTCCGGATCTTGATAGCCTTTAA
- a CDS encoding GAD-like domain-containing protein, with protein sequence MDKFYNIFLTEFGAPFYREEVPISSIARYRGRLPDQLLAYWEEHGWSGYADGLFWTVNPQEFEPVVTEWVKQNPTIVGDSYHVIARNAFGDLHLWGENTETFLTIDACWARYSYTRSKVSKDRNISTFFAILDREHCDPLAFFDAARKRLGRLKHDEMYGFVPALALGGPSDLKHLQKVKTIEHLTFLSQLEPLTDWGFPDLDSL encoded by the coding sequence ATGGACAAATTTTATAATATATTTCTGACTGAATTTGGTGCCCCCTTCTACCGAGAAGAGGTACCTATATCGAGTATTGCGAGATACAGGGGACGGCTTCCTGATCAGTTGCTGGCGTACTGGGAGGAGCACGGATGGAGCGGCTATGCGGACGGCCTGTTCTGGACCGTCAATCCTCAGGAGTTTGAGCCCGTCGTCACAGAATGGGTGAAACAAAATCCAACAATCGTCGGCGATAGCTACCATGTCATCGCACGCAATGCGTTTGGCGACCTCCATTTATGGGGGGAAAACACTGAGACTTTTTTAACGATCGACGCTTGCTGGGCGCGCTACTCCTACACGCGGTCGAAGGTATCAAAGGATAGGAACATCTCAACGTTCTTCGCGATTCTTGATCGCGAGCATTGCGATCCTTTAGCGTTTTTCGATGCTGCAAGGAAGCGCCTGGGGCGACTGAAACACGATGAGATGTATGGATTCGTCCCGGCCCTCGCACTCGGCGGCCCAAGCGATCTGAAGCATCTACAAAAGGTCAAAACCATCGAGCATCTTACTTTCCTGTCCCAGCTTGAACCGCTGACAGACTGGGGGTTCCCGGACCTCGACTCGCTCTGA
- a CDS encoding IS5 family transposase, producing MKQMSFADAEYAGKRKQTRRERFLIEMDQVVPWNGLVKLIEPHYPTGEGGRPAYPLMAMLRVHLMQNWFGYSDPAMEESLYETTILRQFAGLHLDRIPDETTILNFRRLLEKHELAGGILQVINGYLGDRGLLLRQGTVVDATIIHAPSSTKNKDGKRDPEMHQTKKGNQYYFGMKSHIGVDAESGLVHSVVGTAANVADVTQVDQLLHGEETYVSGDAGYTGVEKRPEHQDRQMIWSIAARPSSYKKHAKKSLIGRMRRKIEYAKAQLRAKVEHPFRVIKRQFGYTKVRFRGLLKNTAQQTTLFALSNLWMMRKRLLNAGEVRL from the coding sequence ATGAAGCAGATGTCCTTCGCTGACGCCGAATACGCTGGCAAACGCAAACAAACCCGCCGTGAACGCTTCCTGATCGAGATGGATCAGGTCGTGCCCTGGAATGGCTTGGTCAAACTGATCGAGCCGCACTATCCAACGGGAGAAGGTGGTCGTCCGGCATACCCGTTGATGGCGATGTTGCGGGTTCATCTGATGCAGAACTGGTTCGGTTATAGCGACCCAGCTATGGAAGAATCGCTGTACGAAACTACGATTCTGCGCCAGTTTGCCGGGCTGCATCTGGATCGGATTCCAGACGAAACCACGATCCTCAACTTCCGCAGATTGCTCGAAAAACATGAGCTGGCCGGTGGGATTTTGCAGGTCATCAATGGCTATTTGGGCGACCGTGGTTTGTTGTTGCGCCAAGGCACCGTGGTCGATGCGACGATCATTCATGCGCCGAGTTCGACCAAGAACAAGGACGGCAAACGCGACCCTGAAATGCATCAAACCAAGAAGGGAAATCAATACTATTTCGGGATGAAATCGCACATCGGTGTCGATGCCGAATCCGGTTTGGTGCATAGCGTAGTGGGCACTGCGGCGAATGTGGCGGACGTAACCCAGGTCGATCAGTTACTGCACGGAGAAGAAACTTACGTCTCTGGCGATGCCGGTTACACCGGCGTCGAAAAGCGCCCCGAGCATCAAGATCGCCAAATGATCTGGTCGATTGCTGCGCGGCCCAGCAGCTATAAAAAGCATGCAAAGAAGAGTCTGATCGGGCGCATGCGTCGCAAAATCGAATACGCGAAAGCTCAACTGCGCGCCAAGGTTGAGCATCCGTTTCGAGTAATCAAGCGCCAGTTTGGTTATACGAAAGTACGCTTCCGAGGCCTGCTGAAAAACACTGCGCAGCAGACCACGCTGTTTGCTCTGTCGAACCTGTGGATGATGCGAAAACGATTACTCAATGCAGGAGAGGTACGCCTTTAA